A genome region from Amblyraja radiata isolate CabotCenter1 chromosome 32, sAmbRad1.1.pri, whole genome shotgun sequence includes the following:
- the LOC116991094 gene encoding oocyte zinc finger protein XlCOF19-like produces the protein MGDHMTGNNKEKRYECDVCGKAWWCPNELEAHRRVHSSERPFTCSDSGKGFKSYLNLKRHRCLHTGECPYTCSDCGKGFTRYNRPLEHRRTHTGESPYTCVQCGKGFPRPNQDMKQDVELGLVLILSQPSAWPPTGLQWRPNFISVLVLDPGPRLALIPAAAFLAPVTAPS, from the exons ATGGGGGACCACATGACGGgaaacaacaaggagaagcgttacgagtgcgacgtgtgtggcaaggcctggtggTGCCCAAACGAGCTGGAGgcacaccggcgggtgcacagcagtgaacggcccttcacctgctccgactctggaaaaggcttcaagtcgtactTGAACCTGAAGAGGCACAGGTGCCTGCACACGGGGGagtgcccctacacctgcagcgactgtggcaag ggcttcacccgctacaACAGACCGCTGGAGCACCGGCGCACCCACACTGGTGAGagcccctacacctgcgtccagtgcggcaagggcttcccca gacctaaccAGGACATGAAGCAGGatgtggaactcggcctggttctcatacTCAGCCAGCCATCAGCCTGGCCACCAACTGGGCTCCAGTGGAGGCCCAACTTCATCTCCGTTCTCGTCCTTGACCCCGGACCAAGGCTTGCATTGATTCCAGCGGCAGCTTTTTTGGCCCCGGTCACTGCCCCATCCTAa